In one window of Synergistaceae bacterium DNA:
- the topA gene encoding type I DNA topoisomerase — MSKTSKTKKSSTKTATKRKTRKPLEDSADKGKILVIVESPSKAATLSNMLGRGYIVRSSKGHMKDLPKSRLAIDIEHDFAPEYILVKGKAALKNELIKLAENASHVLLASDPDREGEAIAWHLADILGVNLSEKCRVRFYEITENAVKTAVKNPDYIDINKVDAQQARRILDRLVGYTLSPLLWKKIRYGLSAGRVQSVALNLICEREREIMQFVPDPYWVITAQAKHDKNIYELRAYKLDGKTLMKNNLPLLINSQEKADEIISEIKSHELIVREFKSKESAHSAPAPFRTSTLQQEASRRLSMVPAHTMRIAQALYEGINIPGRGHVGLITYMRTDSLRISKEALTSCREFIKANFKPEYLPKTANIFGSTNKNVNIQDAHEAIRPTDINLTPDKTKAFLTPDQQKLYSLIWSRFTASQMSPAITAKSTVKADAGRVSLKQEGETLIFDGWSVLWPLDIKGAEVAQINEGEILKLLKVQDEQKFTKPPARYSEAGLIKTLEENGVGRPSTYATIAGTLESRNYIEKNEEKRFKATALGLIVDEFLAQYFNRKDLSSIVDAGFTAQMEKELDEIEESQRKWLDVVGEFWGEFSNTLSEAENAPKVPLPAPEPIGEKCPECGHDLVQKRGRFGEFIACSNYPECKYTRPILSTIGVKCPKCGEGDIVQRKSKKGRTFYGCSRYPECDYVAWNRPAGEKCPECGEDLYKRGSTIFCAKCKYKVETESE; from the coding sequence ATTAGCAAAACCAGCAAAACTAAGAAATCATCAACTAAGACAGCAACAAAACGCAAAACCCGCAAGCCCCTCGAAGACTCTGCGGACAAAGGCAAAATTTTAGTTATCGTTGAGTCTCCGTCAAAGGCTGCAACACTGTCGAACATGCTCGGACGCGGCTACATAGTCAGATCAAGCAAAGGCCATATGAAAGATTTACCCAAGAGCAGACTCGCTATTGACATTGAACACGATTTCGCGCCGGAATATATTTTAGTGAAGGGTAAAGCAGCGTTAAAGAATGAATTAATCAAGCTCGCCGAGAATGCTTCACACGTTTTATTAGCGTCTGACCCCGATAGAGAGGGTGAAGCTATTGCGTGGCACTTGGCCGATATTTTGGGAGTAAATTTGTCGGAGAAATGCAGAGTCAGATTCTACGAGATCACAGAGAACGCCGTAAAAACCGCCGTCAAGAATCCTGATTATATAGACATCAACAAAGTAGACGCACAACAGGCACGCAGAATATTAGACAGACTCGTGGGTTATACTTTGAGTCCGTTACTCTGGAAAAAAATACGTTACGGCCTGTCAGCGGGGAGGGTTCAATCTGTCGCGCTTAATTTAATTTGCGAACGTGAACGCGAAATCATGCAATTTGTTCCGGATCCTTACTGGGTAATCACAGCACAGGCCAAGCACGATAAAAATATTTACGAATTACGCGCATATAAACTCGACGGAAAAACGCTCATGAAGAATAATTTGCCGTTGTTGATTAATTCTCAGGAGAAAGCAGACGAAATTATCAGCGAAATTAAATCTCATGAATTAATAGTGCGTGAGTTCAAGTCCAAAGAAAGCGCGCATTCAGCACCGGCACCCTTTAGGACAAGTACTCTACAGCAGGAAGCCTCAAGACGTTTAAGCATGGTACCGGCTCACACGATGAGAATAGCTCAGGCACTCTACGAAGGAATAAATATCCCCGGACGCGGCCATGTCGGTTTAATAACTTATATGCGTACTGATAGTTTGCGAATCTCGAAAGAAGCTCTAACGTCGTGCAGAGAATTTATCAAAGCAAATTTCAAGCCCGAATATTTACCCAAGACAGCAAATATTTTCGGAAGCACAAATAAAAACGTGAATATCCAAGACGCTCACGAGGCAATTAGACCGACTGACATAAATTTAACGCCTGACAAGACAAAAGCATTCTTAACGCCCGACCAGCAAAAATTATATTCGCTGATATGGAGCAGATTTACAGCAAGTCAAATGAGTCCTGCAATTACAGCAAAATCTACAGTTAAGGCCGACGCAGGAAGAGTCAGTCTCAAGCAGGAAGGCGAGACACTTATATTTGACGGTTGGAGCGTTTTATGGCCTCTTGATATAAAAGGTGCTGAAGTCGCGCAGATTAACGAGGGCGAAATTTTGAAGCTGCTAAAGGTTCAAGACGAGCAGAAATTTACGAAACCGCCAGCAAGATATTCTGAAGCAGGATTAATTAAGACTCTTGAGGAAAACGGAGTCGGACGGCCTTCAACTTATGCGACAATAGCCGGAACTCTTGAGTCGCGCAATTACATCGAGAAAAACGAAGAAAAGCGATTCAAAGCTACTGCACTGGGATTAATAGTTGATGAATTTCTTGCGCAATATTTCAACCGCAAAGATCTATCATCAATAGTAGACGCGGGATTCACAGCACAAATGGAGAAGGAGCTTGACGAAATCGAAGAGTCCCAAAGAAAATGGCTTGATGTTGTCGGAGAGTTCTGGGGGGAATTTTCTAATACGTTGAGTGAAGCAGAAAACGCCCCGAAAGTGCCTCTGCCTGCTCCTGAACCTATCGGCGAAAAATGTCCTGAATGCGGTCATGATTTAGTGCAAAAGCGCGGGAGATTCGGTGAGTTCATTGCGTGTTCAAATTATCCGGAATGCAAATATACACGGCCGATTTTAAGCACTATCGGTGTGAAGTGTCCCAAATGCGGAGAGGGCGATATTGTACAACGCAAAAGCAAAAAGGGCCGGACTTTTTACGGGTGCTCGCGTTATCCTGAATGCGATTACGTTGCGTGGAACAGACCAGCCGGCGAAAAATGTCCTGAATGCGGAGAAGATTTATACAAACGAGGCTCGACAATTTTTTGCGCAAAATGTAAATATAAGGTCGAGACTGAGTCAGAGTAA
- the metA gene encoding homoserine O-succinyltransferase codes for MPINIPGDLPAANVLVQENIFVMTERRAQSQDIRPLRILILNLMPTKIVTETQLARLLGNTPLQVEIDLMTVSGRTPKHTPIEHMIAFYKNFDSVKANFYDGMIITGAPVELMPFESVDYWPELCDIMEWSKSHVHSTFHICWGAQAGLYYHYGVPKIHLPRKMFGVFKHRVTHKGSILFRGSDDVFMVPHSRHTTIMRGDILRVPALKILSESYEAGVYAISTNEGRQLFITGHSEYDPETLALEYFRDKRAGLAIHVPCNYFPNDDETKTPVCTWRSSANLLYSNWLNYFVYQQTPYDARKITDLDLNNKD; via the coding sequence ATGCCTATAAATATACCCGGCGATTTACCGGCAGCAAATGTATTAGTGCAGGAAAATATTTTTGTCATGACTGAACGTCGCGCACAGAGTCAGGACATAAGACCGCTGAGAATCTTAATATTGAATCTAATGCCGACGAAAATTGTAACGGAAACTCAATTAGCGCGCCTTCTTGGTAATACGCCGTTACAGGTGGAAATTGATTTAATGACTGTCAGCGGGAGGACTCCTAAGCACACGCCGATTGAACACATGATAGCGTTCTATAAAAATTTTGATTCGGTCAAAGCAAATTTCTACGACGGAATGATTATCACGGGCGCACCTGTTGAGCTTATGCCGTTTGAGAGCGTCGATTATTGGCCGGAATTGTGCGACATAATGGAATGGAGTAAATCTCATGTTCACAGCACGTTTCATATTTGCTGGGGAGCGCAGGCCGGGTTATATTATCATTATGGAGTGCCTAAGATTCATTTGCCGCGAAAAATGTTCGGGGTATTCAAGCACAGAGTCACGCATAAAGGCTCGATTTTATTTCGCGGTTCTGATGATGTATTTATGGTGCCTCATTCACGACACACGACTATAATGCGCGGGGATATATTGAGGGTTCCTGCGCTGAAAATTTTATCAGAAAGTTACGAGGCTGGAGTCTATGCGATTTCAACGAACGAAGGCCGGCAATTATTCATAACTGGACATTCAGAATATGACCCGGAGACTTTAGCACTTGAATATTTCCGTGATAAACGTGCTGGACTTGCGATTCATGTTCCCTGCAATTATTTCCCGAACGATGACGAGACAAAGACTCCTGTCTGCACATGGAGAAGCAGCGCAAATTTATTATATTCAAACTGGCTGAATTATTTTGTTTACCAGCAAACGCCCTATGACGCACGAAAAATTACAGATTTGGATCTGAACAATAAAGACTAA